The proteins below are encoded in one region of Ricinus communis isolate WT05 ecotype wild-type chromosome 6, ASM1957865v1, whole genome shotgun sequence:
- the LOC8273857 gene encoding protein SOB FIVE-LIKE 5 — MNAFASSECSSGCESGWTLYLEQSYLSPTAAVAKRGKNHSKHNVNRQNAKEESEEQEQEHDEEDLSMVSDASSGPPHFNEDESYFNYDNGCSYPAFKDATAPVNNGGKHKRQKERTERGKEHHQELPNSFLDDTASSPAFNLSKNNFSVANHNQASMESMLDYSQGFSATHFQERSAYQDHFGYVQPPLSGNQLHKNQWF; from the exons ATGAATGCATTTGCTTCATCAGAATGCAGTAGCGGATGCGAATCTGGTTGGACTCTTTACTTAGAACAATCTTATCTTTCTCCCACTGCTGCTGTTGCAAAAAGAGGTAAAAATCACAGTAAGCATAATGTTAATAGACAGAATGCTAAAGAAGAAAGTGAAGAGCAAGAACAAGAACATGATGAAGAAGACTTGTCAATGGTGTCTGATGCATCTTCAGGACCTCCACATTTCAATGAAGATGAAAGTTACTTCAACTATGATAATGGGTGTTCTTATCCTGCATTTAAAGATGCTACTGCACCGGTCAACAATGGTGGTAAGCACAAAAGGCAAAAAGAACGTACAGAACGCGGCAAAGAGCATCATCAAGAACTACCCAATTCCTTTCTTGATGATACTGCTAGCTCTCCTGCATTTAACTTATCCAAG AATAATTTTTCTGTTGCCAACCATAATCAAGCTTCAATGGAGAGTATGCTGGATTATTCGCAAGGTTTCTCTGCTACTCATTTTCAG GAGAGATCTGCATATCAAGATCATTTTGGTTATGTACAGCCTCCTCTATCAGGAAACCAACTTCACAAGAACCA atGGTTTtaa
- the LOC8273856 gene encoding uncharacterized protein LOC8273856 produces the protein MSSISQSVLMALTVTVNKFASSNVHSVQRREASKKSSPTSGSATTAFPIFGRRGILLSALVAAYPVNDSKTELLKKYLKKSEENRTKNDKERLDSYYKRNYKDYFDLVEGGLRGKKEQDLSESEKGILDWLKNNK, from the exons ATGAGTTCAATATCTCAAAGTGTATTAATGGCACTTACAGTTACAGTCAACAAATTTGCTTCATCAAATGTTCATTCAGTTCAAAGAAGAGAAGCTAGTAAGAAATCATCACCAACTTCAGGTTCAGCAACAACAGCTTTTCCCATCTTTGGAAGAAGAGGAATTCTTTTATCTGCTTTAGTTGCTGCTTATCCTGTCAATGACTCAAAAACTGAACTTCTTAAAA AATATTTGAAGAAATCAGAGGAAAACAGGACCAAAAATGATAAGGAG AGATTGGATAGCTATTACAAGCGCAATTACAAGGATTACTTTGACCTTGTAGAAGGAGGTTTAAGAGGGAAGAAAGAGCAAGACCTGTCAGAATCTGAGAAGGGTATTCTTGATTGGCTAAAGAACAACAAATAA
- the LOC8273855 gene encoding magnesium transporter MRS2-3, translating to MRSYPPPLIPRPDEDSDPLIRPTQTTTTAVLPITRKKGTGVRAWLLLDSRGQTQIIEAGKHAIMRRTGLPARDLRILDPQLSYPSTVLGRERAIVINLEHIKAIITSQEVLLLNSKDPSVIPFVDELQRRLSCHYNATKAQEGNNNDANWTPSFDPEEPQLRASTKNFTGAFEDRNEGGKVDGKPDLEYRDGSNVLPFEFVALEACLEAACGCLENEAKTLEQEAHPALDKLTSKISTLNLERVRQIKSRLVAITGRVQKVRDELEHLLDDDEDMAEMYLTEKLVQNLENSSASSLNENMDDEYDQTDLDDRIPAEVPLEAHGASTSFEGDIHNASNTHDHLFGASNLLHRDSHGTHTSTTRSAISKHLDVEELEMLLEAYFVQIDGTLNKLSTLREYVDDTEDYINIMLDDKQNHLLQMGVMLTTATLVISCCVVVAGIFGMNISIELFNEQMETGMQKFLWTVGGSCAGSVFLYVVAIAWCKQKRLLE from the exons ATGAGATCTTACCCTCCGCCTCTTATACCGAGACCCGATGAAGACTCCGACCCGTTAATCCGACCCACCCAGACCACCACCACAGCCGTCCTCCCTATAACTCGCAAAAAGGGAACCGGAGTTCGAGCCTGGCTTCTCCTAGACTCAAGAGGCCAAACCCAGATAATAGAAGCTGGTAAACATGCTATTATGCGTCGAACTGGGTTACCCGCCCGTGATCTTCGCATCCTTGATCCGCAATTATCATACCCATCCACGGTCTTGGGTAGAGAGAGAGcaattgttattaatttggAACATATTAAAGCTATAATTACTTCCCAAGAAGTTCTTTTATTGAATTCTAAAGACCCTTCTGTTATTCCTTTTGTTGATGAGTTGCAAAGAAGGCTTTCTTGTCATTATAATGCTACTAAAGCTCAG GAGGGCAATAATAATGATGCAAATTGGACACCTTCGTTTGACCCTGAAGAGCCACAGCTAAGAGCAAGTACTAAAAACTTTACAGGGGCCTTTGAGGACCGTAATGAGGGAGGTAAGGTAGATGGGAAACCAGATCTTGAGTATCGGGATGGGTCAAATGTTCTTCCATTTGAATTTGTTGCTCTAGAGGCATGCCTTGAAGCTGCTTGCGGTTGCTTAGAAAATGAA GCAAAAACACTGGAGCAAGAGGCTCATCCAGCACTGGATAAACTGACTTCAAAAATCAGTACTCTCAATTTAGAACGTGTTCGGCAAATCAAAAGTCGTTTGGTTGCAATAACTGGTCGTGTTCAAAAG GTTCGGGATGAGTTGGAGCACTTGTtggatgatgatgaggatATGGCTGAGATGTATCTGACAGAAAAGTTGGTTCAAAACCTGGAAAATTCTTCCGCATCCTCTTTAAATGAGAACATGGATGACGAATACGATCAAACGGATTTGGATGACAG GATCCCTGCTGAAGTCCCATTGGAAGCTCATGGGGCTTCTACTAGCTTTGAGGGTGATATTCACAATGCTAGCAACACACACGATCATCTGTTTGGTGCTTCTAACCTGCTTCACAGGGATAGCCATGGGACGCATACCAGCACCACTCGTAGTGCCATAAGCAAGCACCTTGATGTAGAAGAACTGGAAATGCTCTTGGAGGCTTACTTTGTGCAAATTGACGGCACCCTGAATAAACTATCCACA CTGAGGGAGTATGTTGATGACACGGAGGATTACATCAACATAATGCTGGATGATAAACAGAATCATCTCCTGCAAATGGGGGTCATGTTGACAACAGCAACCCTAGTGATCAGCTGTTGCGTCGTTGTTGCCGGTATTTTTGGCATGAATATCAGCATTGAGTTGTTCAATGAACAGATGGAAACAGGGATGCAAAAGTTTCTATGGACTGTTGGGGGCAGCTGTGCTGGGAGCGTATTCCTGTATGTAGTTGCTATTGCCTGGTGCAAACAAAAGCGCTTGCTAGAATAA
- the LOC8273854 gene encoding magnesium transporter MRS2-3 translates to MSCHPPPLTPKPDEDADPLIRPTQTTTTTILHTTRKKGIGVRAWLLLDSTGQTQIVEAGKHAIMRRTGLPARDLRILDPQLSYPSTVLGRERAIVINLEHIKAIITSQEVLLLNSKDPSVIPFVDELQRRLLCHYNATKAQEGNGNDANWTTLNNPEEPQSKARNKNFPGGFRCDQDGNEAGKVDGRPSLENRDRSNVLPFEFVALEACLEAACGCLENEAKTLEQEAHPALDKLTSKISTLNLERVRQIKSRLVAITGRVQKVRDELEHLLDDDEDMAEMYLTEKSTQHLENSCTSSLNERDDMDDEYVQDDFDERIPAEVPLEAHGASTSFEGDIHNASNAQNIFGAANLLHRDSHGTRSSTTQSAISKHLDVEELEMLLEAYFVQIDGTLNKLSTLREYVDDTEDYINIMLDDKQNHLLQMGVMLTTATLIISFGIVVAGIFGMNIKIELFKEAVETGMPKFLWTVGGSCAGSLFLYVVAIAWCKHKRLLE, encoded by the exons ATGAGTTGTCACCCTCCTCCTCTTACACCCAAACCCGATGAAGACGCCGACCCATTAATCAGACCCACCCAAACCACCACAACAACCATTCTCCATACAACTCGCAAAAAAGGAATCGGTGTTCGTGCCTGGCTTCTCCTAGACTCAACAGGCCAAACCCAGATAGTAGAAGCTGGTAAACATGCTATTATGCGTCGAACCGGGTTACCTGCCCGTGATCTTCGGATCCTTGACCCACAGTTATCTTACCCATCAACGGTTTTGGGTAGAGAAAGAGcaattgttattaatttggAACATATTAAAGCTATAATTACTTCCCAAGAAGTTCTTTTGTTGAATTCTAAAGACCCTTCTGTTATTCCTTTTGTTGATGAGTTGCAAAGAAGGCTTTTGTGTCATTATAATGCTACTAAAGCTCAG GAGGGCAATGGTAATGATGCAAATTGGACAACTTTGAATAACCCAGAAGAGCCACAATCAAAAGCAAGGAATAAGAACTTTCCAGGGGGCTTTCGATGTGATCAGGATGGCAATGAGGCAGGTAAGGTAGATGGGAGACCAAGTCTTGAGAATCGGGATAGGTCAAATGTTCTTCCATTTGAATTTGTTGCTTTAGAGGCATGCCTTGAGGCTGCTTGCGGTTGCTTAGAAAATGAA GCAAAAACACTGGAGCAAGAGGCGCATCCAGCATTGGATAAACTGACTTCAAAGATCAGTACTCTCAATTTAGAACGTGTTCGGCAAATTAAAAGTCGTTTGGTTGCAATAACTGGCCGTGTTCAAAAG GTTAGGGATGAGTTAGAGCACTTGTtggatgatgatgaggatATGGCTGAGATGTATCTAACAGAAAAGTCGACTCAACACCTAGAAAATTCATGCACGTCATCTTTAAATGAGAGAGATGACATGGATGACGAATACGTACAAGATGACTTCGATGAGAG GATTCCTGCTGAGGTCCCACTGGAAGCTCATGGGGCTTCTACTAGCTTTGAGGGTGATATTCACAATGCTAGCAACGcacaaaatatttttggtGCTGCTAACCTGCTTCACAGGGATAGCCATGGGACGCGTAGCAGTACCACTCAAAGTGCCATAAGCAAGCACCTTGATGTTGAAGAACTGGAAATGCTCTTGGAGGCTTACTTTGTGCAAATTGACGGCACCCTGAATAAACTATCCACA CTGAGGGAGTATGTCGACGACACTGAGGATTACATCAACATAATGCTGGATGATAAACAGAATCATCTCCTGCAAATGGGGGTCATGTTGACAACAGCAACCCTAATTATCAGTTTTGGTATCGTTGTTGCTGGTATTTTTGGCATGAACATCAAGATTGAGTTGTTTAAAGAAGCGGTGGAAACGGGGATGCCAAAGTTTCTATGGACTGTTGGGGGCAGCTGTGCTGGGAGCTTATTCCTGTATGTTGTTGCTATTGCCTGGTGCAAGCACAAGCGCTTGCTAGAATAG